The following coding sequences lie in one Arachis ipaensis cultivar K30076 chromosome B05, Araip1.1, whole genome shotgun sequence genomic window:
- the LOC107644108 gene encoding protein mel-28 isoform X2, with protein MDSKAVLDYALFQLTPTRTRCELVVFCGGVREKIASGLFEPFVSHLKFVKDEISKGGYSIKLLPPNNSAFWFSKATFERFVRFVSTPAILERFVSLEKEILQIESSFQANALSMSTASSDEGTAPQANGITRRLSDSAKLNGVIEDVDNKEEESSKVSLQRLLESRIALLRKEQAMAYTRGLVAGFEINSIDDLMHFANAFGALRLREACINFKDLWSKKHADDLWIKEVAAMQSCLPPAILFSETSGIVLANDTIENNSTKDAGELETPNSDVNLASTDPKPPHMANVHMPMPWPYNVPPPYMYNLQQMPPYQGYPMTNMQPVPPHLLRNMQWSSDMAMNQKPSETKKKKSTNKKGHEEDEDEKTESSESDSGSESNSDEEQESNHSVKDALKRKKNRRKSSGTVVIRNINYITPKRRNGNDGESSDESSLDDGDDGGSEEAIKQKVGAALESLQKVHKVEKHANGKKAHSRRSLTKSSDSTDHDLTENSGNASEEGNKNDNWDAFQNLLKIDEDIGEKVQPTIDVHNEHLMVRNSIEPMPYSSSSPHMDFKEVPKNPKVPSDSFIVANRNGANEGGFKLDEYVDSRGSVTKRRDSIGEEMLMSNRLKETGNELGNPLSTFVADSSLVTKSIAADDCFIVDNLDKNRSPVPTVDGDCVLSSVNDSSHAEKRSQESFIDDSFMIQGQLVDNSPSDSQWRTDIVVEDLVSANMMEADTAASSQKREEEPSDLYVVLQRDSGLDSVEASRTMDYEIDFSFTETCRRSSIDVNKDVPVTPENDKTKSKVSGTRSLEKDKPNSKSIRGSSVKSRPEITPRNKRTPLTSRPIVQKSKREQEDEIRKRMEELALERQRRIAERTASSSLARAAPRKDQGEGKAARLNSKTQSINRTISTTKVRGT; from the exons ATGGATTCCAAGGCTGTTCTGGATTATGCTTTGTTTCAACTCACACCAACCAGGACCAG ATGTGAGCTGGTAGTGTTTTGTGGTGGTGTTCGTGAGAAAATAGCTTCAGGGTTGTTTGAGCCTTTTGTTTCTCACCTCAAGTTTGTGAAAGATGAGATCTCTAAAGGTGGATACTCAATTAAGCTTCTCCCTCCAAACAATTCTGCATTCTGGTTCTCCAAGGCCACCTTTGAAAG atttgtgCGATTCGTTAGCACACCTGCGATTTTGGAGAGGTTCGTCAGCCTTGAAAAAGAAATCCTGCAGATTGAAAGTTCATTTCAAGCAAATGCTTTGTCGATGTCCACTGCATCTTCCGATGAAG GAACCGCGCCACAAGCCAATGGAATTACAAGGAGGTTGAGTGATTCTGCAAAG TTAAATGGAGTAATTGAAGATGTTGACAATAAAGAAGAGGAAAGCTCAAA GGTCTCCCTGCAACGACTATTGGAGTCTCGAATAGCACTACTCCGGAAAGAGCAAGCTATGGCCTATACACGTGGTCTAGTTGCCGGATTTGAGATCAACAGTATTGATGATCTCATGCATTTTGCAAATGCATTTGGAGCATTGCGTTTGAG GGAAGCCTGCATTAACTTCAAGGATTTATGGAGCAAAAAGCATGCTGATGATCTTTGGATAAAAGAAGTTGCTGCAATGCAATCATGCTTACCTCCGGCGATCTTATTTTCCGAGACATCCGGAATTGTGCTAGCAAACGATACTATTGAGAATAATAGCACTAAGGATGCTGGAGAACTGGAAACACCAAATTCTG ATGTGAACTTGGCTTCAACTGATCCGAAACCACCACACATGGCGAATGTTCATATGCCGATGCCATGGCCTTACAATGTACCTCCTCCATATATGTACAATCTTCAGCAAATGCCGCCATACCAAGGATATCCTATGACTAATATGCAGCCTGTTCCTCCTCACCTTTTAAGAAATATGCAATGGTCTTCTGACATGGCAATGAATCAGAAACCATCAGAAACCAAGAAGAAGAAATCAACAAATAAGAAAGggcatgaagaagatgaagatgagaaGACCGAGTCGAGCGAGTCTGATTCAGGGAGTGAGTCTAATTCAGATGAAGAGCAGGAGTCGAATCATTCGGTGAAGGATGCtctgaaaaggaaaaagaacaGAAGAAAGTCTTCAGGAACTGTTGTGATTCGTAACATCAACTACATTACTCCAAAAAGGAGAAATGGAAATGATGGTGAAAGCTCTGATGAATCATCTTTAGATGATGGTGATGACGGTGGCAGCGAAGAAGCCATCAAACAGAAAGTTGGTGCTGCTCTTGAGTCCTTGCAAAAGGTTCATAAAGTTGAAAAACATGCTAACGGAAAGAAAGCACATTCTCGGCGCAGTTTAACTAAATCGAGTGATTCAACTGATCATGATCTCACTGAAAACTCAGGCAATGCATCTGAAGAAGGAAACAAAAATGACAACTGGGATGCTTTCCAGAACCTATTGAAGATAGATGAAGATATTGGAGAAAAGGTGCAGCCAACAATTGATGTCCACAATGAACATCTTATGGTGCGAAACTCCATAGAACCAATGCCATATTCTAGTTCATCTCCACACATGGACTTCAAAGAGGTTCCGAAGAATCCTAAAGTCCCGAGTGACTCCTTCATTGTGGCCAACAGAAATGGAGCAAATGAAGGTGGATTCAAGCTGGATGAATATGTAGACAGCCGTGGTTCGGTTACCAAGAGGAGGGACAGCATAGGAGAAGAGATGCTGATGTCTAATAGGCTAAAAGAAACCGGAAATGAACTCGGCAATCCATTATCTACTTTTGTAGCCGATTCGTCATTGGTAACAAAGAGCATAGCAGCAGATGATTGTTTTATTGTTGATAATTTGGATAAGAACAGGAGTCCTGTTCCCACAGTTGATGGTGATTGTGTTTTGTCATCAGTCAATGATAGCTCCCATGCTGAAAAAAGAAGTCAAGAAAGTTTCATTGATGATTCTTTTATGATACAAGGTCAGTTGGTTGATAATAGTCCTTCTGATTCACAATGGAGGACAGACATAGTTGTTGAAGATCTAGTTTCCGCGAACATGATGGAAGCCGACACGGCTGCTTCGAGTCAGAAGCGTGAGGAAGAGCCCAGTGACCTCTATGTAGTGTTACAACGGGATTCTGGATTGGATTCTGTTGAGGCTTCGAGGACAATGGACTACGAAATTGACTTCTCTTTCACAGAAACTTGTAGAAGGTCTTCTATTGATGTCAACAAGGATGTTCCTGTTACTCCTGAGAATGACAAAACCAAAAGCAAAGTTTCAGGAACTAGGAGTTTGGAGAAGGACAAGCCTAATTCCAAGAGTATTCGCGGATCGTCCGTGAAGAGCAGGCCTGAAATCACACCTAGGAACAAAAGGACACCTCTCACGAGTAGACCAATAGTTCAAAAGAGCAAACGGGAACAG GAAGATGAAATTAGGAAGAGAATGGAAGAATTGGCGCTCGAGCGCCAGCGGAGAATTGCAGAAAGAACAGCATCGTCCAGTCTAGCGAGAGCAGCACCGAGGAAAGACCAAGGTGAAGGGAAAGCAGCAAGACTTAATAGCAAGACTCAATCCATAAACAGGACTATTTCTACCACCAAGGTCAGGGGAACTTAG
- the LOC107644108 gene encoding protein mel-28 isoform X1: MDSKAVLDYALFQLTPTRTRCELVVFCGGVREKIASGLFEPFVSHLKFVKDEISKGGYSIKLLPPNNSAFWFSKATFERFVRFVSTPAILERFVSLEKEILQIESSFQANALSMSTASSDEGTAPQANGITRRLSDSAKLNGVIEDVDNKEEESSKVSLQRLLESRIALLRKEQAMAYTRGLVAGFEINSIDDLMHFANAFGALRLREACINFKDLWSKKHADDLWIKEVAAMQSCLPPAILFSETSGIVLANDTIENNSTKDAGELETPNSGKKEDVNLASTDPKPPHMANVHMPMPWPYNVPPPYMYNLQQMPPYQGYPMTNMQPVPPHLLRNMQWSSDMAMNQKPSETKKKKSTNKKGHEEDEDEKTESSESDSGSESNSDEEQESNHSVKDALKRKKNRRKSSGTVVIRNINYITPKRRNGNDGESSDESSLDDGDDGGSEEAIKQKVGAALESLQKVHKVEKHANGKKAHSRRSLTKSSDSTDHDLTENSGNASEEGNKNDNWDAFQNLLKIDEDIGEKVQPTIDVHNEHLMVRNSIEPMPYSSSSPHMDFKEVPKNPKVPSDSFIVANRNGANEGGFKLDEYVDSRGSVTKRRDSIGEEMLMSNRLKETGNELGNPLSTFVADSSLVTKSIAADDCFIVDNLDKNRSPVPTVDGDCVLSSVNDSSHAEKRSQESFIDDSFMIQGQLVDNSPSDSQWRTDIVVEDLVSANMMEADTAASSQKREEEPSDLYVVLQRDSGLDSVEASRTMDYEIDFSFTETCRRSSIDVNKDVPVTPENDKTKSKVSGTRSLEKDKPNSKSIRGSSVKSRPEITPRNKRTPLTSRPIVQKSKREQEDEIRKRMEELALERQRRIAERTASSSLARAAPRKDQGEGKAARLNSKTQSINRTISTTKVRGT; the protein is encoded by the exons ATGGATTCCAAGGCTGTTCTGGATTATGCTTTGTTTCAACTCACACCAACCAGGACCAG ATGTGAGCTGGTAGTGTTTTGTGGTGGTGTTCGTGAGAAAATAGCTTCAGGGTTGTTTGAGCCTTTTGTTTCTCACCTCAAGTTTGTGAAAGATGAGATCTCTAAAGGTGGATACTCAATTAAGCTTCTCCCTCCAAACAATTCTGCATTCTGGTTCTCCAAGGCCACCTTTGAAAG atttgtgCGATTCGTTAGCACACCTGCGATTTTGGAGAGGTTCGTCAGCCTTGAAAAAGAAATCCTGCAGATTGAAAGTTCATTTCAAGCAAATGCTTTGTCGATGTCCACTGCATCTTCCGATGAAG GAACCGCGCCACAAGCCAATGGAATTACAAGGAGGTTGAGTGATTCTGCAAAG TTAAATGGAGTAATTGAAGATGTTGACAATAAAGAAGAGGAAAGCTCAAA GGTCTCCCTGCAACGACTATTGGAGTCTCGAATAGCACTACTCCGGAAAGAGCAAGCTATGGCCTATACACGTGGTCTAGTTGCCGGATTTGAGATCAACAGTATTGATGATCTCATGCATTTTGCAAATGCATTTGGAGCATTGCGTTTGAG GGAAGCCTGCATTAACTTCAAGGATTTATGGAGCAAAAAGCATGCTGATGATCTTTGGATAAAAGAAGTTGCTGCAATGCAATCATGCTTACCTCCGGCGATCTTATTTTCCGAGACATCCGGAATTGTGCTAGCAAACGATACTATTGAGAATAATAGCACTAAGGATGCTGGAGAACTGGAAACACCAAATTCTGGTAAAAAAGAAg ATGTGAACTTGGCTTCAACTGATCCGAAACCACCACACATGGCGAATGTTCATATGCCGATGCCATGGCCTTACAATGTACCTCCTCCATATATGTACAATCTTCAGCAAATGCCGCCATACCAAGGATATCCTATGACTAATATGCAGCCTGTTCCTCCTCACCTTTTAAGAAATATGCAATGGTCTTCTGACATGGCAATGAATCAGAAACCATCAGAAACCAAGAAGAAGAAATCAACAAATAAGAAAGggcatgaagaagatgaagatgagaaGACCGAGTCGAGCGAGTCTGATTCAGGGAGTGAGTCTAATTCAGATGAAGAGCAGGAGTCGAATCATTCGGTGAAGGATGCtctgaaaaggaaaaagaacaGAAGAAAGTCTTCAGGAACTGTTGTGATTCGTAACATCAACTACATTACTCCAAAAAGGAGAAATGGAAATGATGGTGAAAGCTCTGATGAATCATCTTTAGATGATGGTGATGACGGTGGCAGCGAAGAAGCCATCAAACAGAAAGTTGGTGCTGCTCTTGAGTCCTTGCAAAAGGTTCATAAAGTTGAAAAACATGCTAACGGAAAGAAAGCACATTCTCGGCGCAGTTTAACTAAATCGAGTGATTCAACTGATCATGATCTCACTGAAAACTCAGGCAATGCATCTGAAGAAGGAAACAAAAATGACAACTGGGATGCTTTCCAGAACCTATTGAAGATAGATGAAGATATTGGAGAAAAGGTGCAGCCAACAATTGATGTCCACAATGAACATCTTATGGTGCGAAACTCCATAGAACCAATGCCATATTCTAGTTCATCTCCACACATGGACTTCAAAGAGGTTCCGAAGAATCCTAAAGTCCCGAGTGACTCCTTCATTGTGGCCAACAGAAATGGAGCAAATGAAGGTGGATTCAAGCTGGATGAATATGTAGACAGCCGTGGTTCGGTTACCAAGAGGAGGGACAGCATAGGAGAAGAGATGCTGATGTCTAATAGGCTAAAAGAAACCGGAAATGAACTCGGCAATCCATTATCTACTTTTGTAGCCGATTCGTCATTGGTAACAAAGAGCATAGCAGCAGATGATTGTTTTATTGTTGATAATTTGGATAAGAACAGGAGTCCTGTTCCCACAGTTGATGGTGATTGTGTTTTGTCATCAGTCAATGATAGCTCCCATGCTGAAAAAAGAAGTCAAGAAAGTTTCATTGATGATTCTTTTATGATACAAGGTCAGTTGGTTGATAATAGTCCTTCTGATTCACAATGGAGGACAGACATAGTTGTTGAAGATCTAGTTTCCGCGAACATGATGGAAGCCGACACGGCTGCTTCGAGTCAGAAGCGTGAGGAAGAGCCCAGTGACCTCTATGTAGTGTTACAACGGGATTCTGGATTGGATTCTGTTGAGGCTTCGAGGACAATGGACTACGAAATTGACTTCTCTTTCACAGAAACTTGTAGAAGGTCTTCTATTGATGTCAACAAGGATGTTCCTGTTACTCCTGAGAATGACAAAACCAAAAGCAAAGTTTCAGGAACTAGGAGTTTGGAGAAGGACAAGCCTAATTCCAAGAGTATTCGCGGATCGTCCGTGAAGAGCAGGCCTGAAATCACACCTAGGAACAAAAGGACACCTCTCACGAGTAGACCAATAGTTCAAAAGAGCAAACGGGAACAG GAAGATGAAATTAGGAAGAGAATGGAAGAATTGGCGCTCGAGCGCCAGCGGAGAATTGCAGAAAGAACAGCATCGTCCAGTCTAGCGAGAGCAGCACCGAGGAAAGACCAAGGTGAAGGGAAAGCAGCAAGACTTAATAGCAAGACTCAATCCATAAACAGGACTATTTCTACCACCAAGGTCAGGGGAACTTAG